In Helianthus annuus cultivar XRQ/B chromosome 3, HanXRQr2.0-SUNRISE, whole genome shotgun sequence, a single window of DNA contains:
- the LOC110928425 gene encoding uncharacterized protein LOC110928425 yields MEGVHENTEKHPKKHKIHGLNVTALYRSSGGEDRYPLFARINNRTRGVTWVYSPVVYCKPRVDEDVVWLSYWPIGNLLDAGDDVYVDILTEEGTIIISGYGASLVYKDGGEIEREEEKSEEEVIGGDLSRFEVTKGAYYLCRRNFFNSIIPAVCFGHDIHITDSRRWRTTDSALKYDFEEFNKFRNPNQSKWKVTLGVNFNSESEIKKIEKTVSSVPGVESVSNDKEIGRLIVIGRFDHQAVVTCVREFEKMVQVLERRIIQK; encoded by the exons ATGGAAGGTGTCCATGAAAACACTGAG AAGCATCCAAAGAAGCATAAAATTCATGGATTAAATGTAACGGCCTTATACAGATCATCAGGTGGTGAAGATAGATATCCTTTGTTCGCCAGAATCAATAACCGAACCAGGGGTGTCACCTGGGTATACAGCCCTGTGGTGTATTGCAAACCCAGAGTTGATGAAGATGTTGTGTGGTTAAGTTATTGGCCAATTGGCAACTTATTAGACGCTGGTGATGACGTTTATGTGGATATCCTGACGGAGGAAGGAACAATAATAATAAGTGGATATGGTGCGAGCCTTGTGTACAAGGATGGCGGTGAAatagagagagaagaagaaaagagtgAGGAAGAAGTGATTGGAGGAGATCTGTCTCGATTCGAGGTAACCAAAGGAGCCTACTATCTTTGCCGTCGTAATTTCTTCAACTCAATCATCCCTGCTGTTTGTTTTGGACACGATATTCATATTACTG ATTCACGAAGATGGAGAACAACAGATAGTGCTTTAAAATATGACTTTGAGGAATTCAATAAGTTCCGAAACCCCAATCAGAGT AAATGGAAAGTAACGCTGGGAGTGAACTTTAATAGTGAAAGTGAAATAAAAAAGATAGAGAAGACAGTTTCTAGTGTTCCGGGTGTTGAATCTGTTTCCAACGACAAAGAAATAGGAAGATTGATCGTCATCGGGCGTTTTGATCATCAAGCTGTTGTAACGTGTGTGAGGGAATTTGAGAAGATGGTTCAGGTCCTCGAAAGAAGGATTATTCAAAAGTAA
- the LOC110928426 gene encoding F-box/LRR-repeat protein At4g29420: MTSICFKKVFVDLISKLRVVESVCIRLQEAVDVDPADKDFAKEWLPMVSQTLKSLSLSGLPFPRLSQLNILPLISKYCHNLAELNLRSAWLSVYNLNPMPMLTSLTLSYTILQDQHLNQFNKCFPNLHVLKLEGVTGLKEPKIHLLNLQTCHWYDNNQLSLTLITPNLITLRIECLCYTAIHVEAPMLSHFHLILNTLKHAGFLLSEFPTTKTVETFILDSRSKAPGDARYSKLTLGKVFRVFPNVSSLRINSGAWSELDGWEILDGRIGLKTICAYLKLFDPSLTFSYVARGLDRCVGLSEVSLLIHRGVDGTQYKSFMFKCMARWPGLKWRWGIWGEDMEDFWITNAIDI; this comes from the exons ATGACTTCGATTTGTTTCAAGAAGGTTTTTGTGGATCTTATTTCTAAACTGAGAGTTGTTGAATCGGTGTGTATCCGCCTTCAGGAGGCGGTTGATGTTGATCCCGCTGACAAAGATTTTGCAAAGGAGTGGCTGCCTATGGTTTCCCAAACCTTGAAATCGCTTTCGTTATCTGGTCTTCCTTTTCCTAGATTAAGCCAATTGAATATTTTGCCTCTGATTTCGAAGTATT GTCATAATCTTGCTGAGTTAAATCTAAGGTCTGCATGGCTGTCTGTGTACAACTTGAATCCAATGCCAATGCTAACTAGTTTGACACTTTCATACACAATATTACAAGACCAACACCTAAACCAGTTTAATAAGTGTTTCCCTAATCTTCATGTTCTTAAGTTGGAAGGAGTTACAGGACTTAAAGAGCCTAAGATCCACCTTCTCAACCTCCAAACCTGTCATTGGTATGATAATAATCAACTATCTTTGACTCTGATAACACCAAACCTCATCACACTCAGAATTGAATGTCTTTGTTACACTGCAATTCATGTTGAAGCTCCCATGTTATCTCACTTTCATCTTATCCTTAATACCCTTAAACATGCTGGCTTCTTACTTTCAGAATTCCCGACCACAAAAACAGTAGAAACTTTTATATTGGATTCGAGAAGCAAAGCACCAGGAGACGCTAGATATTCAAAATTAACCCTAGGGAAGGTGTTCCGGGTTTTTCCGAACGTGAGTTCTCTACGTATTAATTCAGGTGCTTGGTCCGAATTAGATGGTTGGGAGATTTTGGATGGGAGGATAGGATTGAAAACAATTTGTGCATATCTGAAGTTATTTGACCCGTCCTTGACTTTCTCATATGTTGCGCGCGGGTTGGACCGATGCGTAGGCTTGTCAGAGGTCTCGTTGCTTATCCACCGTGGTGTTGATGGTACTCAATATAAAAGTTTCATGTTTAAGTGCATGGCTCGTTGGCCTGGGTTGAAGTGGCGGTGGGGAATATGGggtgaagatatggaagattttTGGATAACAAATGCTATAGATATCTAA
- the LOC110928428 gene encoding protein SRC2, protein MDYTTLDLTLVSAKGLTKAGKLSVYAVASISDSRTVFSKVQKFKTPFHKDGGLDPTWNFPMKFTLNKAAGPTTLVVKIKGARMLVDKNLGEVRVPIKELLVGEGKTMQIVSYHMIGRDGEVKGVVSFSYKFGEKTFGGYSSGKGVRSGYQPQAVQGAGGHSSSDVANSAGCGGVRRAKSFPTFSKRVFRSRVLAPLVR, encoded by the coding sequence ATGGATTACACAACCCTAGACCTCACCCTTGTCTCCGCAAAGGGACTAACCAAGGCCGGCAAATTGAGTGTTTACGCCGTTGCATCCATCTCCGACTCTCGCACAGTGTTCAGCAAGGTTCAAAAGTTCAAAACCCCGTTTCACAAAGATGGTGGTTTGGACCCCACGTGGAATTTCCCCATGAAGTTCACCCTTAACAAAGCCGCGGGCCCCACGACGCTCGTCGTAAAGATCAAGGGTGCCAGAATGTTGGTTGATAAGAATTTGGGTGAAGTTCGTGTTCCTATCAAAGAGCTTCTTGTAGGCGAAGGGAAAACGATGCAGATTGTGAGTTATCATATGATAGGACGGGATGGTGAAGTGAAAGGTGTTGTAAGTTTTTCCTATAAATTTGGGGAAAAAACTTTCGGTGGTTATTCGAGTGGAAAGGGTGTTAGATCCGGGTATCAACCGCAGGCAGTGCAGGGAGCGGGTGGACATTCTAGCAGTGATGTTGCTAACAGCGCTGGCTGCGGTGGTGTGAGACGTGCAAAGTCTTTTCCCACGTTCTCCAAGCGTGTCTTTAGAAGTCGCGTCCTTGCACCTTTAGTTCGTTGA